One part of the Gossypium arboreum isolate Shixiya-1 unplaced genomic scaffold, ASM2569848v2 Contig00950, whole genome shotgun sequence genome encodes these proteins:
- the LOC128289273 gene encoding uncharacterized protein LOC128289273 — MAANTNTLSLRLVLEKDKLNGLNFLDWFRNLRIVLKQERKLYVIEKSLPDEPPANASRANKDAYKKHLDDMVDVGCLMLATMNPELQKQHEDMVAYDMIEHLKELYQGQARQESFDISKALFQCKLAEGSPIEPHVLKMIGYIESLSKLGFPLGQELATDVIL; from the coding sequence ATGGCTGCAAACACTAATACACTCTCATTACGATTGGTCCTTGAGAAGGACAAATTGAATGGTTTGAACTTTCTTGACTGGTTCCGTAACTTGAGGATTGTCCTCAAACAAGAACGaaaattatatgtcattgaaAAATCACTTCCTGATGAACCACCTGCTAATGCCTCGAGGGCTAATAAAGATGCTTACAAGAAGCATCTCGATGATATGGTAGATGTTGGATGTCTTATGCTTGCCACTATGAATCCTGAGCTTCAAAAGCAACATGAGGATATGGTTGCTTATGATATGATCGAGCACTTGAAAGAACTATATCAAGGGCAAGCAAGGCAAGAGAGTTTCGATATCTCTAAAGCCCTATTCCAATGTAAGCTGGCTGAAGGAAGCCCAATAGAGCCTCATGTCCTTAAGatgattggttatattgaaagcctGTCTAAGCTTGGGTTTCCATTGGGCCAAGAGTTGGCCACTGATGTTATTCTGTAA